A DNA window from Ipomoea triloba cultivar NCNSP0323 chromosome 10, ASM357664v1 contains the following coding sequences:
- the LOC116032354 gene encoding uncharacterized protein LOC116032354: MVYGSPNSLLRKKLFADLTANSPRIQPNWLVCGDFNSVTSREEVSNPDCFNNAKCADFKEWIFQEGLVDLDFEGPKFTWMRGINTNSFRAARLDRALSSVEWRLNFPNSVVKHLPIINSDHSPLLIDCTPRQQVNEERKFKFNMAWTTHVDFQGCVQQAWATDKELKENIQNVTAKLQIWNKTVFGNVFHRKKRLLARIKGIQRSLAQ, from the coding sequence ATGGTGTATGGAAGCCCTAACAGCCTTCTTCGTAAAAAACTCTTTGCAGATCTAACCGCTAACAGTCCCAGAATACAGCCGAACTGGCTCGTATGTGGAGATTTCAATTCAGTCACTAGTAGGGAGGAAGTGAGTAATCCAGACTGCTTCAATAATGCAAAATGTGCAGACTTCAAGGAATGGATTTTTCAAGAGGGCCTCGTAGATCTAGACTTTGAGGGACCAAAGTTCACATGGATGAGAGGCATAAACACCAACTCCTTCAGAGCAGCAAGGCTTGATAGGGCATTAAGTAGTGTGGAATGGAGACTCAATTTCCCAAATTCTGTCGTCAAACACCTACCAATAATCAATTCTGATCACTCGCCACTTCTAATAGATTGCACACCAAGGCAACAGGTCAATGAGGAAAGGAAATTCAAGTTTAACATGGCATGGACCACACATGTCGATTTCCAAGGATGTGTGCAACAAGCATGGGCAACCGATAAGGAACTGAAGGAAAATATACAGAATGTGACAGCAAAGCTTCAAATTTGGAACAAGActgtatttggtaatgtgttcCACCGGAAAAAACGTTTACTTGCCAGGATAAAAGGTATTCAAAGGAGTCTAGCACAGTAG
- the LOC116031632 gene encoding F-box protein At3g07870-like — MRRRRVITTFDDLPEGVLGEIFSRVPVRDLLRAKSVCKCWFDVISSRWFISMQLKQSFSDPTRNYLLLLRSYDQPSTVFCTVQSPNIMVEMDDFKKLGATSFVVGSVNGLVCIACMGLGRWCFLWNPSLREHRCLPKGSIFARDTKRVQASLGFGHEPSSDDYKVVRILNFRAQFADTGMPLTRVEVYSYSLDTWKEIEIDFPLKMTKSSCDVILNGFIYWLAEKGNVNEKACVAAFDMRREVFQQIVVPDALIVKSHHYSVMNFRGCLGLLVYGSHFELQKSLEVWMLEDKRSGVGGWTKNLVVTMDFQLSFHWGLANGCIVVQNTPNAPFLYDPERKERKIIGVNGMIGVLYYVESLVSIKKRRTRKRTIKKLT; from the coding sequence ATGCGGAGAAGAAGGGTGATAACCACTTTCGATGATCTGCCGGAAGGTGTTTTGGGAGAAATCTTCTCCCGTGTTCCTGTGAGGGATCTTCTGCGAGCGAAGAGCGTGTGCAAATGCTGGTTTGATGTGATTTCAAGCCGCTGGTTTATTTCGATGCAGCTAAAGCAGTCCTTCTCGGACCCGACACGCAACTATCTTCTCCTTTTGCGCAGCTATGATCAACCCTCCACTGTTTTCTGTACAGTCCAGAGTCCTAATATCATGGTTGAAATGGATGATTTTAAGAAGTTGGGGGCTACTAGTTTTGTTGTGGGTTCAGTTAATGGGCTAGTTTGTATTGCTTGTATGGGTCTAGGGAGGTGGTGTTTCCTCTGGAACCCTTCATTAAGAGAACATAGGTGCCTCCCAAAGGGTTCTATATTTGCTAGGGACACGAAAAGGGTTCAGGCAAGTCTTGGGTTCGGTCATGAACCGAGTTCTGATGATTACAAGGTTGTGAGGATACTGAACTTTCGTGCTCAATTTGCTGATACTGGAATGCCATTGACTAGGGTAGAGGTGTACTCATACAGTTTGGATACTTGGAAAGAAATCGAGATTGATTTCCCCTTGAAAATGACAAAGAGCAGCTGTGATGTGATACTGAATGGATTCATTTATTGGCTTGCTGAAAAAGGAAATGTAAATGAGAAGGCTTGTGTAGCAGCATTTGACATGCGTAGAGAGGTCTTTCAACAAATTGTAGTGCCTGACGCGTTGATTGTAAAATCTCACCATTATAGTGTTATGAACTTCAGAGGTTGTCTTGGATTGCTTGTGTATGGTTCACATTTTGAACTCCAAAAGAGCCTAGAAGTGTGGATGCTGGAAGATAAAAGAAGTGGAGTTGGGGGTTGGACAAAAAATCTCGTGGTTACGATGGATTTCCAACTTTCATTTCATTGGGGCTTGGCAAATGGTTGCATAGTTGTGCAAAATACTCCAAATGCACCATTTTTGTATGATccagaaagaaaagaaaggaaaataattgGAGTCAATGGCATGATTGGAGTTCTTTACTATGTGGAGAGTCTTGTCTCAATCAAGAAAAGACGTACAAGGAAACGTACCATTAAGAAGCTCACATAG
- the LOC116032350 gene encoding uncharacterized protein LOC116032350 produces the protein MWKPESTFDLIAIDQDFYLAKFETLQDYEFAKYEGPWIIMGHYLTVQQWMPNFFPHKNKLDKLLVWVRFPAVPIEYFEDDFLKKIGKYIGRPIKVDTTTSLVSIGRFARVCVELDLTKPLLSKFTLGGEVIPIEYEGIQMVCFKCDIFGHKKEQCGMDNQETGNATYAPDSEQA, from the coding sequence ATGTGGAAGCCGGAATCAACATTTGACCTAATCGCAATCGATCAAGATTTCTATCTGGCTAAATTTGAAACACTCCAAGATTACGAGTTTGCTAAATATGAAGGACCCTGGATTATCATGGGTCATTACCTAACAGTGCAGCAATGGATGCCCAATTTCTTCCCCCACAAGAACAAGCTGGATAAACTGCTGGTCTGGGTGAGGTTCCCTGCGGTTccaattgaatattttgaggATGACTTCCTGAAAAAAATAGGGAAATACATAGGGCGACCGATTAAGGTTGACACCACCACAAGCCTGGTATCAATAGGCAGATTCGCCAGGGTATGTGTGGAATTGGATCTAACAAAACCATTACTGTCAAAATTTACCTTGGGTGGCGAGGTCATCCCAATTGAATATGAGGGGATTCAAATGGTATGCTTCAAGTGCGATATATTCGGCcacaagaaggaacaatgtggaATGGACAACCAAGAAACTGGAAACGCAACATATGCCCCGGACTCAGAACAGGCCTAG